A genomic segment from Pseudomonas sp. M30-35 encodes:
- a CDS encoding TolC family outer membrane protein: MRFFCFGRLVFAISVGVCELFSLSAIAAEPVSYDAPKFIDVERITLRDSVIQAFAHDPSIAQMISQVGIGQALIDEAESAWQPQIGLQSGFGGAKGRLPNEDDNYTDKTYGVTLTQLVYDFGKTRNNILQQKNIKQSYIYALQQTMSDVARKTAKTYLLIKRYGALRGAAEAGVRSLRTVERIARVCASSGLSSSSDYLQAQSRIASMQSQVEQFYTQRETAVAQLEVLTGVRTSTYSVPPLGLNEQTMQVAAIDFSAIAAVKKAMVESDAASKVIEKNKAGYLPTIKLEAGRTRYQNKNDPYWDNQIYLNLDVPLYTGGAVSARVAQAVGAKESAEQSINKVKFDVMTNASTAYSNYKGSQSNRVVSIRQVDIAKKARGVYLDEYKLSRRSVNDLITVEQDLYQSHLALLSAEFDGWDAAVDYASAVDGLADVLGIHTAEETESLPGI; this comes from the coding sequence ATGCGCTTTTTTTGCTTTGGTCGTTTAGTCTTCGCTATTTCAGTCGGCGTGTGTGAATTGTTTTCGTTATCAGCTATTGCGGCTGAACCTGTTTCATATGATGCCCCTAAATTCATTGATGTAGAACGAATAACATTGCGTGATAGTGTCATACAAGCATTCGCTCACGACCCATCTATTGCTCAGATGATTTCACAGGTTGGTATTGGTCAGGCGCTGATAGATGAAGCTGAGAGCGCATGGCAGCCGCAGATCGGACTGCAGTCGGGGTTCGGTGGGGCAAAGGGCCGGTTACCCAATGAAGATGATAATTACACTGATAAAACCTACGGGGTTACATTAACGCAACTGGTCTATGACTTTGGTAAAACGCGCAATAATATCCTGCAGCAGAAGAATATTAAGCAGAGCTATATATACGCGCTACAACAAACAATGAGCGATGTTGCAAGGAAAACTGCAAAAACCTATTTGTTGATCAAGCGTTACGGTGCATTAAGGGGCGCCGCTGAAGCAGGCGTTAGGTCGCTCCGGACTGTCGAACGCATTGCCAGGGTTTGCGCCAGCAGCGGACTTAGCTCAAGCTCGGATTATCTACAGGCGCAGTCCCGTATTGCCAGTATGCAGTCACAAGTTGAACAGTTTTACACCCAGCGTGAAACGGCTGTTGCGCAACTTGAGGTGCTAACAGGGGTCCGCACAAGCACCTACTCAGTTCCACCGCTGGGGCTCAACGAACAAACAATGCAGGTCGCAGCAATTGATTTTTCAGCTATTGCCGCTGTTAAAAAGGCGATGGTCGAGTCCGACGCGGCTTCTAAGGTTATAGAGAAAAATAAAGCGGGGTATCTACCAACCATCAAACTAGAAGCGGGACGCACTCGCTATCAAAATAAAAACGACCCCTATTGGGATAATCAAATCTATTTGAATTTGGATGTTCCACTGTATACCGGCGGTGCTGTGTCCGCACGCGTAGCCCAGGCAGTGGGTGCCAAAGAGTCGGCTGAGCAAAGCATCAATAAAGTAAAGTTTGATGTGATGACCAACGCCTCGACGGCGTACTCGAATTATAAAGGCTCACAAAGCAATCGTGTCGTTAGCATTCGCCAGGTTGATATCGCTAAAAAAGCACGCGGTGTTTACTTGGATGAATACAAACTAAGCCGTCGAAGTGTTAACGATCTAATAACTGTTGAGCAAGATTTGTATCAGTCTCACCTGGCATTGCTCAGTGCTGAGTTTGATGGCTGGGATGCCGCGGTGGACTATGCATCAGCCGTTGACGGTCTTGCTGATGTGTTAGGCATACACACCGCTGAAGAAACGGAAAGTCTTCCAGGCATTTAA
- a CDS encoding cupin domain-containing protein, with protein sequence MNPDNPLQLLGGLTPREFLRDYWQKKPLLVRQAFTDFESPISPDELAGLALEEEVESRLVIEHGERPWELRRGPFAEDAFSQLPEKDWTLLVQAVDQFVPDVAELMEAFKFLPKWRIDDVMVSFAAPGGGVGPHFDNYDVFLLQGYGKRRWQVGQMCDSNSPLLEHSDLKILAEFAHTEEWVLEPGDMLYLPPLLAHCGTAEDDCMTYSVGFRAPSAAEVLTHFTDFLSQFLPDEERYSDADAQPTSDPHQIQHDSLDRLKALLNQHMGDERLLMTWFGQFMTEPRYPELINGIEIDEEQFLDQIEAGAIIVRNPSARMAWSEVGDGLVLFASGHSRMLPASLREMLKLICSADALHIENLGQWLADDEGRLLVLELIKQGSLEFADE encoded by the coding sequence ATGAATCCTGATAATCCACTGCAGTTGCTGGGCGGCTTAACGCCTCGTGAGTTTCTCCGCGATTACTGGCAGAAGAAGCCGTTACTGGTACGCCAGGCATTTACCGACTTTGAAAGCCCGATCTCGCCGGACGAACTTGCTGGCCTGGCCCTCGAAGAAGAAGTCGAGTCGCGCCTGGTGATCGAGCATGGCGAGCGCCCATGGGAGCTACGCCGCGGCCCGTTTGCAGAAGATGCCTTCAGCCAATTGCCGGAAAAGGACTGGACCCTGCTGGTTCAAGCAGTTGATCAGTTCGTCCCGGATGTCGCTGAGCTGATGGAAGCATTCAAGTTTCTGCCGAAATGGCGGATCGACGACGTCATGGTCAGCTTTGCTGCACCGGGCGGTGGCGTTGGCCCGCACTTTGATAACTACGACGTATTTTTGCTTCAGGGCTATGGCAAGCGCCGCTGGCAAGTTGGCCAGATGTGCGACTCCAATAGCCCACTACTCGAACACTCGGATCTAAAGATCCTTGCTGAATTTGCACACACTGAAGAATGGGTTCTTGAACCTGGCGACATGCTGTATCTGCCGCCACTTCTGGCCCACTGTGGTACCGCTGAGGATGATTGTATGACGTATTCCGTAGGCTTCCGCGCGCCTAGCGCCGCCGAAGTACTGACCCACTTTACTGATTTTTTGAGTCAGTTCCTGCCGGATGAAGAGCGCTACAGCGATGCTGACGCGCAACCGACCAGCGACCCACATCAGATTCAACACGATTCGCTGGACCGCCTTAAAGCGCTTCTCAACCAACACATGGGTGACGAACGCTTGCTGATGACCTGGTTCGGCCAATTCATGACCGAGCCGCGCTACCCAGAACTGATCAACGGCATCGAAATTGACGAAGAGCAGTTCCTCGACCAGATAGAAGCTGGTGCCATCATTGTGCGCAACCCAAGCGCACGCATGGCCTGGTCTGAAGTCGGCGATGGTTTGGTCCTGTTTGCCAGCGGCCACAGCCGCATGCTACCCGCCAGCTTGCGCGAAATGCTCAAACTGATCTGCTCGGCCGATGCGCTGCACATCGAAAACCTCGGCCAATGGCTGGCGGATGACGAAGGTCGCCTCTTGGTTCTGGAGTTGATCAAGCAAGGTAGCCTGGAGTTTGCAGATGAATAA
- a CDS encoding GNAT family N-acetyltransferase yields MNKITVRLADWQRDNADIRRIREAVFIAEQSVVPELEWDSEDAEAAHFLACEGDYPIGTARLLDDGHIGRVSVLKDWRGLKVGDALMEAAIAEAEKRGLRRQMLSAQVHASAFYERLGFNIISEEYLEAGIPHVDMVRDSD; encoded by the coding sequence ATGAATAAAATCACTGTTCGGCTAGCCGATTGGCAGAGAGATAACGCTGATATTCGGCGCATCCGCGAAGCGGTGTTTATTGCCGAGCAGTCCGTCGTACCGGAGCTTGAGTGGGACTCGGAAGATGCCGAAGCCGCTCATTTTTTGGCCTGCGAGGGTGATTACCCAATCGGCACAGCGCGCCTGCTGGATGACGGCCACATTGGTCGCGTCTCAGTACTCAAGGACTGGCGCGGACTAAAAGTGGGTGACGCATTGATGGAAGCAGCAATTGCCGAGGCCGAAAAACGTGGACTGCGCCGACAAATGCTCAGCGCCCAGGTGCACGCCAGCGCGTTTTATGAAAGGCTAGGCTTTAATATTATTAGTGAAGAATACCTCGAAGCCGGTATTCCTCACGTCGATATGGTGCGTGACAGCGACTGA
- a CDS encoding NADP-dependent isocitrate dehydrogenase — MSNRSKIIYTFTDEAPALATYSLLPIVKAFAASADIDVETRDISLAGRILAAFADQLGADQQIEDDLAKLAVLATAPEANIIKLPNISASVPQLKGAIAELQAQGFKIPDFPEDPQTEQEKDALARYSKVLGSAVNPVLREGNSDRRAPAAVKAYARKHPHSMGKWSMASQSHADYMRDGDFFSSEQSFTQDKAGDVRIEFVGKDGKVELKKVVSLQEGEILDGMRMSASKLRDFFEQTLQDCKETGVMWSLHVKATMMKISHPIVFGHAVSVYYKQAFEKHAKLFDELGVNPNNGLNSVYEKIKSLPASLQEEILHDLHECYSDRPEMAMVDSVKGITNLHIPSDVIVDASMPAMIRSSGQMWGKDGKLKDTKAVMPESTYARIYQEMINFCKTNGAFDPTTMGSVPNVGLMAQKAEEYGSHDKTFEMEAEGTMRVVLADGTVKIQHEVEAGDIWRACQTKDAPIRDWVKLAVTRARASNTPAIFWLDPERAHDEQLKLKVNAYLKDHDTSGLELLILDYNQAIRVSMERMIRGLDTISVTGNVLRDYLTDLFPIMELGTSAKMLSIVPLMAGGGMYETGAGGSAPKHVQQLVEENHLRWDSLGEFLALAVSLEETGIKSNNQKAKILGTTLDIATGKLLDNGKSPSRRTGELDNRGSHFYLALYWAQALAAQTESAELAAHFEPLAKTLAEQEATIVAELNEVQGKPVDIAGYYRSNPELTSKVMRPSATLNAAIDPLI, encoded by the coding sequence ATGTCAAACCGCTCGAAGATCATCTATACCTTCACCGACGAAGCTCCAGCTCTCGCTACCTATTCGCTACTTCCTATAGTCAAAGCTTTCGCCGCTTCTGCTGACATTGATGTCGAAACCCGAGATATCTCTCTTGCTGGCCGTATTCTTGCTGCCTTTGCTGATCAGCTCGGCGCCGATCAACAAATTGAAGACGACTTAGCCAAATTGGCAGTGCTGGCCACCGCACCTGAAGCCAATATCATCAAGCTGCCAAACATCAGTGCTTCGGTCCCGCAACTCAAAGGCGCCATCGCTGAACTGCAAGCTCAGGGCTTCAAGATCCCAGATTTCCCAGAAGACCCACAAACCGAACAAGAAAAAGATGCTCTCGCTCGTTACAGCAAGGTTCTGGGCAGTGCGGTAAACCCTGTTTTGCGTGAAGGCAACTCAGACCGCCGCGCTCCAGCAGCCGTAAAGGCCTATGCCCGTAAGCACCCGCACTCGATGGGCAAATGGAGCATGGCTTCACAGTCTCACGCTGACTACATGCGCGACGGCGACTTCTTCTCCAGCGAACAGTCCTTCACCCAGGATAAAGCTGGCGATGTACGCATCGAGTTCGTGGGCAAGGACGGCAAAGTCGAACTGAAAAAAGTTGTCAGCCTGCAAGAGGGTGAAATCCTCGACGGCATGCGCATGAGCGCAAGCAAGCTGCGCGACTTCTTCGAGCAAACGCTGCAAGACTGTAAAGAAACCGGCGTTATGTGGTCCCTGCACGTCAAGGCGACCATGATGAAGATCTCCCACCCGATCGTTTTCGGGCATGCCGTTAGCGTTTACTACAAACAAGCCTTCGAAAAGCACGCCAAACTATTTGACGAGCTGGGCGTTAACCCGAACAACGGTCTTAACAGCGTCTACGAGAAAATCAAATCACTGCCAGCTTCGCTGCAGGAAGAAATTCTCCATGACCTGCACGAGTGCTACAGCGACCGCCCAGAAATGGCCATGGTTGACTCGGTTAAAGGCATCACCAACCTGCACATCCCAAGCGACGTAATCGTCGACGCCTCGATGCCAGCGATGATTCGCAGCTCGGGTCAGATGTGGGGCAAGGACGGCAAGCTCAAAGACACCAAAGCTGTCATGCCTGAGAGCACCTATGCGCGCATTTATCAGGAAATGATCAATTTCTGCAAAACCAACGGCGCATTCGACCCAACCACCATGGGTTCGGTGCCAAACGTTGGTCTGATGGCGCAGAAAGCTGAAGAGTACGGCTCCCACGACAAGACCTTCGAAATGGAAGCCGAAGGCACCATGCGCGTCGTGCTTGCCGACGGCACTGTCAAAATTCAGCACGAAGTTGAAGCCGGTGACATCTGGCGCGCCTGCCAGACCAAAGACGCACCGATCCGCGACTGGGTCAAGCTGGCTGTTACCCGTGCCCGCGCTTCAAATACTCCGGCTATTTTCTGGCTCGACCCAGAGCGCGCGCACGATGAGCAACTCAAGCTGAAAGTGAATGCTTACCTGAAAGATCACGATACCAGCGGCCTGGAATTGCTGATTCTTGATTACAACCAAGCAATCCGCGTCAGCATGGAGCGCATGATCCGTGGCCTCGACACCATCTCGGTAACCGGCAACGTACTGCGTGACTACCTGACCGACTTGTTCCCGATTATGGAACTGGGTACTTCAGCGAAAATGCTTTCCATCGTTCCCCTGATGGCGGGCGGCGGCATGTACGAAACGGGCGCTGGCGGCTCTGCACCCAAGCACGTACAGCAGCTGGTTGAAGAAAACCACCTGCGCTGGGATTCGCTGGGCGAGTTCCTCGCACTGGCCGTTTCTCTGGAAGAAACCGGGATCAAGAGCAACAACCAGAAAGCCAAGATTCTTGGCACCACCCTGGATATTGCAACCGGTAAGTTGCTCGACAACGGCAAATCCCCTTCGCGCCGTACTGGCGAGCTGGACAACCGTGGCAGCCACTTCTATCTAGCGCTTTACTGGGCGCAAGCTCTGGCGGCACAGACTGAAAGCGCTGAACTGGCTGCGCATTTCGAACCACTGGCCAAAACCTTGGCTGAGCAAGAGGCAACCATCGTTGCTGAGCTCAATGAGGTGCAAGGCAAGCCGGTTGATATCGCTGGCTACTACCGCTCCAACCCGGAACTGACCAGCAAGGTCATGCGTCCGAGCGCAACACTCAATGCGGCGATTGATCCTCTGATCTAA
- the mnmA gene encoding tRNA 2-thiouridine(34) synthase MnmA, with product MQTTQLYDPATTRVIVGMSGGVDSSVSALLLLEQGYQVEGLFMKNWDEDDGTEYCTAMDDLADAQAVCDKIGIKLHTANFAAEYWDNVFEHFLAEYKAGRTPNPDILCNREIKFKAFLDYALMLGADLIATGHYVRRRDIDGRTELLKGLDPNKDQSYFLHAVGGEQIAKTLFPVGELEKPQVREIAEKYQLATAKKKDSTGICFIGERRFSDFLKQYLPAQPGDIETTEGEVIGRHHGLMYHTIGQRQGLGIGGLKDASEEPWYVLQKDLERNVLMVGQGNDHPWLFSSALLASDIYWVNPVDLSQPRELTAKVRYRQGDQNCTLEKTASGYRANFAMPQRAVTPGQSVVFYDGEICLGGGVIEVAQPWSSKDIRR from the coding sequence ATGCAAACGACCCAACTTTACGACCCAGCCACAACCCGCGTAATCGTCGGTATGTCCGGCGGCGTCGACTCGTCTGTGTCCGCTCTGCTCCTGCTCGAACAGGGTTATCAGGTCGAAGGTCTGTTCATGAAGAACTGGGACGAAGACGATGGCACCGAGTACTGCACAGCCATGGACGATCTGGCTGACGCACAAGCTGTATGCGACAAAATCGGCATCAAGCTTCACACCGCCAACTTTGCCGCTGAATACTGGGACAATGTATTCGAGCACTTTTTAGCGGAATACAAAGCCGGTCGCACGCCCAACCCAGACATCCTGTGTAATCGTGAAATCAAGTTCAAAGCCTTTCTCGACTACGCCCTGATGCTTGGCGCTGACCTTATCGCCACCGGCCATTATGTGCGCCGACGCGATATTGATGGCCGCACCGAATTGCTCAAAGGCCTCGACCCGAATAAAGACCAAAGCTACTTCCTGCACGCAGTCGGTGGCGAACAAATCGCTAAAACCTTATTTCCAGTGGGTGAACTCGAGAAACCGCAGGTTCGCGAAATCGCTGAAAAATACCAGTTGGCGACGGCCAAGAAGAAGGACTCAACCGGCATCTGCTTTATTGGCGAACGGCGCTTTAGCGACTTCCTCAAGCAGTACCTGCCAGCTCAGCCGGGCGACATTGAAACCACTGAAGGTGAAGTGATTGGTCGTCACCACGGGCTTATGTACCACACCATTGGTCAGCGCCAAGGTTTAGGCATTGGCGGCTTGAAAGACGCCAGTGAAGAGCCTTGGTACGTGCTGCAAAAAGACCTTGAGCGCAATGTCCTGATGGTCGGCCAAGGCAATGATCATCCATGGTTATTTTCCAGCGCCCTGCTTGCCTCGGACATTTACTGGGTAAATCCGGTCGACCTTAGCCAACCACGCGAGTTAACCGCCAAGGTTCGCTATCGCCAAGGTGATCAGAACTGCACACTGGAAAAGACTGCCAGCGGCTATCGGGCGAACTTTGCCATGCCGCAACGCGCAGTGACACCGGGCCAATCTGTGGTGTTTTATGACGGTGAAATCTGCCTCGGCGGAGGCGTGATTGAAGTTGCGCAACCGTGGAGCAGCAAGGATATACGTCGATGA
- the purB gene encoding adenylosuccinate lyase, which translates to MQLSSLTAVSPVDGRYAGKTSALRPIFSEYGLIRFRVMVEVRWLQRLAAHPGVPEVAPFSAQAQAILNELAENFAEEHAQRVKEIERTTNHDVKAVEYLLKEQAAKLPELDKVSEFIHFACTSEDINNLSHALMLREGRDTVLLPLMRQVAGAIRELAVSFADVPMLSRTHGQPASPTTLGKELANVVYRLERQITQIAAVPLLGKINGAVGNYNAHLSAYADIDWEANAREFIEGDLGLQWNPYTTQIEPHDYIAELFDATARFNTILIDFDRDIWGYISLGYFKQKTIAGEIGSSTMPHKVNPIDFENSEGNLGIANALLQHLASKLPVSRWQRDLTDSTVLRNLGVGFAHSVIAYEASLKGISKLELNSQRIAADLDACWEVLAEPIQTVMRRYAIENPYEKLKELTRGKGITPAALMDFIDGLDMPTEAKAELKQLTPANYIGNAVAQAKRI; encoded by the coding sequence ATGCAGCTTTCCTCGCTCACCGCGGTTTCCCCCGTTGATGGCCGCTACGCCGGTAAAACCAGCGCTCTGCGCCCTATTTTCAGCGAATACGGCCTGATCCGTTTCCGTGTAATGGTTGAAGTACGCTGGCTCCAGCGCCTCGCTGCGCACCCTGGTGTGCCTGAAGTAGCGCCGTTTTCAGCGCAGGCCCAAGCCATTCTCAATGAACTGGCTGAGAACTTTGCTGAAGAGCACGCTCAACGCGTTAAAGAGATCGAACGCACCACCAACCACGACGTCAAAGCCGTCGAATACCTGCTCAAAGAGCAAGCTGCAAAGCTGCCTGAGCTGGATAAGGTTAGTGAGTTCATCCACTTCGCATGCACCTCTGAAGACATCAACAACCTTTCGCACGCATTGATGCTGCGCGAAGGTCGAGACACTGTGTTGCTGCCGCTGATGCGCCAGGTCGCCGGTGCTATCCGTGAGCTTGCAGTCAGCTTTGCTGATGTGCCGATGTTGTCGCGCACCCACGGCCAACCGGCCTCGCCAACCACGCTAGGCAAAGAACTGGCCAACGTGGTTTACCGCCTTGAGCGCCAGATCACCCAGATTGCGGCTGTACCGCTACTGGGCAAGATCAACGGTGCCGTGGGCAACTACAACGCTCACCTGTCTGCCTACGCGGATATCGACTGGGAAGCTAACGCCCGCGAGTTTATCGAAGGTGATCTAGGCCTGCAGTGGAACCCGTACACCACTCAGATCGAGCCACACGACTACATTGCCGAATTGTTTGATGCGACCGCTCGCTTCAACACAATTCTGATCGACTTCGACCGCGACATCTGGGGCTACATTTCACTCGGCTACTTCAAACAGAAGACTATCGCGGGTGAAATCGGCTCCTCGACCATGCCGCACAAGGTCAACCCAATCGACTTCGAAAACTCCGAAGGCAACCTCGGCATCGCCAACGCGCTGCTTCAGCACTTGGCCAGCAAGTTGCCAGTTTCACGCTGGCAGCGTGACCTGACCGACTCAACCGTGCTGCGTAATCTCGGTGTTGGTTTTGCCCATAGCGTTATTGCTTATGAAGCAAGCCTCAAAGGAATCAGTAAGTTAGAGCTGAACTCTCAACGAATTGCTGCAGACCTAGACGCCTGCTGGGAAGTCCTGGCTGAGCCTATTCAGACTGTCATGCGTCGCTATGCCATTGAAAACCCGTACGAGAAGCTCAAAGAGTTGACGCGCGGCAAAGGCATCACGCCAGCAGCACTGATGGACTTCATCGACGGCCTCGACATGCCAACAGAAGCTAAAGCCGAGCTCAAGCAGCTCACCCCGGCCAACTACATTGGCAACGCGGTCGCGCAGGCTAAGCGCATCTAA
- a CDS encoding histone acetyltransferase HPA2, producing the protein MVNETAPREPLDEEALELPDIEFESPGLFSVHNPEPVAAINQSREPAPFVLGEHIPLEHFNTPDQVRAHALALLQQARRSLCIYSQDLEPWLYHHSSVQQACTEFLLANPRNRLRVLVKDLNASIKDGNRLITLSRRLSSNLLIRKLNPDYPIEDSSYLLADDRGVLLRPEADQFSGYASYQDAGRVRLRQAHFNQAWETSITDPDLRSFLL; encoded by the coding sequence ATGGTCAATGAAACAGCCCCGCGCGAACCACTCGATGAAGAGGCCCTTGAGCTGCCAGACATCGAATTTGAGTCGCCGGGGCTTTTTTCTGTGCATAACCCCGAGCCAGTAGCCGCCATTAACCAGAGTCGCGAGCCCGCGCCCTTTGTGCTTGGCGAGCATATCCCGCTTGAGCACTTCAACACCCCCGACCAAGTTCGCGCCCACGCGCTCGCACTGCTACAGCAAGCCAGACGCAGCCTGTGTATTTACAGCCAGGATCTTGAACCCTGGCTTTATCACCACAGCAGCGTGCAACAAGCGTGCACTGAATTTCTGCTGGCCAACCCAAGAAACCGCCTGCGAGTTCTGGTTAAAGACCTCAATGCCAGCATTAAAGATGGCAACCGTCTGATCACACTGTCTCGACGTTTATCCAGCAACTTATTGATTCGCAAACTAAACCCCGACTATCCAATTGAAGATTCGAGCTACTTGTTAGCCGATGATCGTGGCGTGCTGCTGCGACCTGAAGCCGACCAGTTCTCCGGTTATGCAAGCTATCAAGATGCTGGCCGAGTTCGCCTGCGCCAAGCACACTTCAATCAAGCTTGGGAAACTAGCATCACCGATCCTGACCTGCGGAGCTTTTTATTATGA
- the hflD gene encoding high frequency lysogenization protein HflD yields the protein MNQTQEQLVALGAVFEAAVQVDKLARTGQSSEAVAACLIGSLLVRNPEKTLDVYGGDDLNLRDGYRALISSLERDPASLQREPLRYALALLNLERQFSKRDDLLQIMASRLDQIQQQVEHFGVTHENVMANCGSLYQDTISTFRQRIQVQGDMRHLQQSDNAAKIRALLLTGIRAARLWRQLGGHRWQLVFGRKKLLTELYAMLRG from the coding sequence ATGAACCAGACTCAAGAGCAACTTGTCGCCCTCGGCGCTGTGTTTGAAGCCGCTGTACAGGTCGACAAACTCGCCCGCACGGGTCAATCCAGCGAAGCGGTTGCCGCCTGCTTAATCGGTAGCCTGCTGGTGCGTAATCCAGAGAAAACACTGGACGTTTACGGCGGCGATGACCTCAATCTACGTGACGGCTATCGTGCGCTGATCAGCTCTCTGGAGCGTGACCCTGCCAGCCTGCAACGCGAGCCACTGCGTTACGCGTTGGCCCTGCTCAATCTTGAGCGGCAGTTCTCCAAGCGGGACGACCTGTTGCAGATCATGGCCAGCCGCTTAGATCAGATACAGCAGCAAGTTGAGCACTTCGGTGTTACCCACGAAAATGTCATGGCCAACTGCGGCTCGCTCTACCAGGACACCATCAGCACCTTCCGCCAACGCATTCAGGTGCAAGGCGACATGCGCCATTTGCAGCAAAGCGACAACGCCGCAAAAATCCGCGCCTTGCTACTGACTGGCATTCGCGCAGCGCGGCTTTGGCGTCAGCTTGGCGGCCACCGCTGGCAATTGGTGTTTGGTCGCAAAAAATTACTCACCGAGTTATATGCCATGCTGCGCGGATGA
- a CDS encoding NUDIX hydrolase, which produces MSWQPHITVATVVEDNGRFLLVEEHAEGRQVFNQPAGHLEANETLNHAALRETLEETGWEVELTAVTGIYLYTAPSNGVTYQRVCFAAKPIAYHPELPLDDGIIGPQWLTRDELAAQPERWRSELVLRCIDDYIAGERFPLSLLRD; this is translated from the coding sequence ATGAGTTGGCAACCGCATATCACTGTCGCCACAGTTGTAGAAGACAACGGCCGCTTTCTGCTGGTCGAAGAGCACGCTGAAGGCCGCCAGGTATTTAATCAGCCCGCCGGCCATCTTGAAGCCAACGAAACCCTTAACCACGCAGCGCTGCGCGAAACACTCGAGGAAACAGGCTGGGAAGTCGAGCTAACGGCTGTAACCGGAATTTACCTGTACACCGCACCGAGCAATGGTGTGACCTATCAGCGCGTGTGCTTTGCCGCCAAACCAATCGCCTATCACCCCGAGCTGCCGCTGGATGATGGCATTATTGGCCCACAATGGCTGACTCGCGACGAACTGGCCGCACAGCCTGAGCGTTGGCGCAGCGAATTAGTGCTGCGCTGCATTGACGATTACATCGCCGGCGAGCGATTTCCCCTGAGCCTGCTGCGCGACTGA
- a CDS encoding secretin N-terminal domain-containing protein translates to MTARPLLLAAALLFLSRTLLAETQVIDLNFRTADEILPVVQSTLGNEGKVTPYGNKLIVNASSEKIDEVRSLLDQLDTKPRRLLISVDTSDSNVQSDRGYSTNGTISAGNGEIQIGRGEVNGRDQVRIINRSTNSRGGGVQQVQTNEGYPALIQVGQSVPLTSTGTGPYGQAYNNTEYRNVTRGFYVTASVTGEQVHISLSSNRDRVSQSRPDVIDVQSTDTRVSGPIGQWITVGGVNEQNQSQNSDFLQRHSTQGREDMTLRVKVDVVD, encoded by the coding sequence ATGACTGCGCGCCCCTTGCTGTTGGCCGCCGCCCTACTTTTCCTTAGCCGAACCCTTCTGGCTGAGACCCAAGTAATCGACCTGAACTTCCGCACCGCCGATGAAATATTGCCGGTGGTTCAGTCAACCCTTGGCAATGAAGGCAAAGTCACTCCGTACGGCAATAAGCTGATCGTTAACGCCTCCAGCGAAAAGATCGATGAAGTTCGCAGCCTGCTCGATCAGCTCGACACCAAGCCGCGCCGCCTGTTGATTAGCGTCGATACCAGTGACTCAAATGTACAAAGCGATCGCGGCTACAGCACCAATGGCACCATTAGCGCAGGCAATGGCGAGATCCAAATCGGCCGCGGTGAAGTTAATGGCCGCGACCAAGTGCGGATAATTAACCGCAGCACCAACAGCCGCGGCGGTGGCGTCCAGCAGGTTCAAACCAACGAGGGTTATCCAGCGCTTATTCAGGTTGGCCAGAGCGTGCCACTGACCTCAACCGGCACCGGACCTTACGGCCAGGCCTACAACAACACCGAATACCGCAATGTCACCCGTGGTTTCTACGTGACAGCCAGCGTGACTGGCGAACAAGTGCATATCTCGCTTAGCAGCAACCGCGACCGAGTCAGCCAAAGCCGTCCCGATGTAATTGACGTGCAAAGCACCGACACTCGTGTCAGTGGCCCCATTGGCCAATGGATTACGGTAGGTGGAGTCAATGAGCAAAACCAAAGCCAGAACAGCGACTTTTTGCAGCGTCACTCGACCCAGGGGCGCGAAGATATGACCTTGCGGGTCAAGGTCGATGTAGTCGATTAA